Proteins found in one Triticum aestivum cultivar Chinese Spring chromosome 4D, IWGSC CS RefSeq v2.1, whole genome shotgun sequence genomic segment:
- the LOC123098291 gene encoding remorin 1.4 isoform X3, protein MDSGDEYNAIFAATIAAAAYAIAAEEEKQKASPVQPPTKRGESMRKPTGGSKISRWFSAKERAEDADEGPANISVRRPLKPEQRKPGGTGSDQKVPLPLPPKMHDSSVGAKKAPGSSRKSPEKKGSKRFEQEQAVQRVPTAVRPATSYQSRQNDDGTAGVTTIAGTQTKADAWEKERLARVREEYEKMMETIAEWETEKKVKAKRQKEQKEVALDRKRAKQLAEYNQEMTRINKIAGGARSMAGERKYEDEKKIREKAKKIRSTGKSPRGCCF, encoded by the exons ATGGATAGCGGCGACGAATACAACGCTATATTCGCAGCCACAATTGCCGCGGCGGCATATGCAATCGCAGCAGAAGAAGAGAAGCAGAAGGCCAGCCCTGTTCAGCCGCCAACCAAGAGAGGTGAAAGCATGAGAAAGCCTACAGGAGGCAGCAAGATCTCAAGATGGTTCAGTGCCAAAGAGCGTGCAGAAGATGCTGACGAGGGACCAG CCAACATATCGGTAAGGAGGCCGCTGAAACCAGAGCAGAGGAAGCCCGGAGGCACGGGTTCAGACCAAAAGGTGCCATTGCCACTTCCACCAAAGATGCATGATTCTTCTGTGGGAGCAAAAAAGGCTCCAGGATCCTCCAGAAAATCACCAGAGAAGAAAGGAAGCAAGAGGTTTGAGCAGGAACAGGCAGTTCAGAGGGTACCAACCGCTGTCAGGCCAGCAACATCGTATCAGTCTAGGCAGAACGACGATGGCACAGCTGGAGTAACCACTATTGCCGGCACACAAACCAAGGCTGATGCATGGGAGAAGGAAAGGCTTGCTAGAGTCAGGGAGGA GTACGAAAAGATGATGGAAACCATAGCTGAGTGGGAGACTGAGAAGAAGGTGAAGGCCAAGCGCCAAAAAGAACAGAAAGAG GTTGCGTTGGACAGAAAGAGAGCGAAACAACTGGCGGAATACAATCAGGAAATGACAAGGATCAACAAAATTGCTGGAGGAGCAAGGTCAATGGCAGGGGAAAGGAAATACGAGGATGAGAAAAAGATCAGAGAGAAGGCCAAGAAGATACGATCAACAGGAAAGTCTCCCCGTGGATGCTGCTTTTGA
- the LOC123098291 gene encoding remorin 1.4 isoform X1 gives MDSDSKALRVQFSGVEKRDKGSREASTILPQENSAPGRAQMDSGDEYNAIFAATIAAAAYAIAAEEEKQKASPVQPPTKRGESMRKPTGGSKISRWFSAKERAEDADEGPANISVRRPLKPEQRKPGGTGSDQKVPLPLPPKMHDSSVGAKKAPGSSRKSPEKKGSKRFEQEQAVQRVPTAVRPATSYQSRQNDDGTAGVTTIAGTQTKADAWEKERLARVREEYEKMMETIAEWETEKKVKAKRQKEQKEVALDRKRAKQLAEYNQEMTRINKIAGGARSMAGERKYEDEKKIREKAKKIRSTGKSPRGCCF, from the exons ATGGACAGCGATTCGAAGGCGCTGAG GGTTCAGTTTTCTGGCGTAGAGAAGAGAGACAAAGGTAGCCGGGAAGCTTCTACAATACTGCCACAAGAAAACTCGGCTCCTGGAAGAG CACAAATGGATAGCGGCGACGAATACAACGCTATATTCGCAGCCACAATTGCCGCGGCGGCATATGCAATCGCAGCAGAAGAAGAGAAGCAGAAGGCCAGCCCTGTTCAGCCGCCAACCAAGAGAGGTGAAAGCATGAGAAAGCCTACAGGAGGCAGCAAGATCTCAAGATGGTTCAGTGCCAAAGAGCGTGCAGAAGATGCTGACGAGGGACCAG CCAACATATCGGTAAGGAGGCCGCTGAAACCAGAGCAGAGGAAGCCCGGAGGCACGGGTTCAGACCAAAAGGTGCCATTGCCACTTCCACCAAAGATGCATGATTCTTCTGTGGGAGCAAAAAAGGCTCCAGGATCCTCCAGAAAATCACCAGAGAAGAAAGGAAGCAAGAGGTTTGAGCAGGAACAGGCAGTTCAGAGGGTACCAACCGCTGTCAGGCCAGCAACATCGTATCAGTCTAGGCAGAACGACGATGGCACAGCTGGAGTAACCACTATTGCCGGCACACAAACCAAGGCTGATGCATGGGAGAAGGAAAGGCTTGCTAGAGTCAGGGAGGA GTACGAAAAGATGATGGAAACCATAGCTGAGTGGGAGACTGAGAAGAAGGTGAAGGCCAAGCGCCAAAAAGAACAGAAAGAG GTTGCGTTGGACAGAAAGAGAGCGAAACAACTGGCGGAATACAATCAGGAAATGACAAGGATCAACAAAATTGCTGGAGGAGCAAGGTCAATGGCAGGGGAAAGGAAATACGAGGATGAGAAAAAGATCAGAGAGAAGGCCAAGAAGATACGATCAACAGGAAAGTCTCCCCGTGGATGCTGCTTTTGA
- the LOC123098291 gene encoding remorin isoform X2, protein MDSDSKALRVQFSGVEKRDKGSREASTILPQENSAPGRAQMDSGDEYNAIFAATIAAAAYAIAAEEEKQKASPVQPPTKRGESMRKPTGGSKISRWFSAKERAEDADEGPANISVRRPLKPEQRKPGGTGSDQKVPLPLPPKMHDSSVGAKKAPGSSRKSPEKKGSKRFEQEQAVQRVPTAVRPATSYQSRQNDDGTAGVTTIAGTQTKADAWEKERLARVREEYEKMMETIAEWETEKKVALDRKRAKQLAEYNQEMTRINKIAGGARSMAGERKYEDEKKIREKAKKIRSTGKSPRGCCF, encoded by the exons ATGGACAGCGATTCGAAGGCGCTGAG GGTTCAGTTTTCTGGCGTAGAGAAGAGAGACAAAGGTAGCCGGGAAGCTTCTACAATACTGCCACAAGAAAACTCGGCTCCTGGAAGAG CACAAATGGATAGCGGCGACGAATACAACGCTATATTCGCAGCCACAATTGCCGCGGCGGCATATGCAATCGCAGCAGAAGAAGAGAAGCAGAAGGCCAGCCCTGTTCAGCCGCCAACCAAGAGAGGTGAAAGCATGAGAAAGCCTACAGGAGGCAGCAAGATCTCAAGATGGTTCAGTGCCAAAGAGCGTGCAGAAGATGCTGACGAGGGACCAG CCAACATATCGGTAAGGAGGCCGCTGAAACCAGAGCAGAGGAAGCCCGGAGGCACGGGTTCAGACCAAAAGGTGCCATTGCCACTTCCACCAAAGATGCATGATTCTTCTGTGGGAGCAAAAAAGGCTCCAGGATCCTCCAGAAAATCACCAGAGAAGAAAGGAAGCAAGAGGTTTGAGCAGGAACAGGCAGTTCAGAGGGTACCAACCGCTGTCAGGCCAGCAACATCGTATCAGTCTAGGCAGAACGACGATGGCACAGCTGGAGTAACCACTATTGCCGGCACACAAACCAAGGCTGATGCATGGGAGAAGGAAAGGCTTGCTAGAGTCAGGGAGGA GTACGAAAAGATGATGGAAACCATAGCTGAGTGGGAGACTGAGAAGAAG GTTGCGTTGGACAGAAAGAGAGCGAAACAACTGGCGGAATACAATCAGGAAATGACAAGGATCAACAAAATTGCTGGAGGAGCAAGGTCAATGGCAGGGGAAAGGAAATACGAGGATGAGAAAAAGATCAGAGAGAAGGCCAAGAAGATACGATCAACAGGAAAGTCTCCCCGTGGATGCTGCTTTTGA
- the LOC123098289 gene encoding pentatricopeptide repeat-containing protein At3g29290, with protein sequence MAAVWSGCSTSRGSFSQELPRRSAKGGQGTRVRPATGGRSRGDARPVSGGAVTARGARVCRAAPCVLESDVTGKEESGLGVRGVEDERPGAAGFDYHQRHGLRRRPARPAAVEKDPVGARSVPSASASEPADKFEREGSRLHFLEERDEELLSRRLMKLSQSNKVRSAIELFDSMLASGLQPNSHACNSLLASFVRRGSSMDAMKMYEFMKGKGLATGHTYTLILKAVARTEGYMSALQMFSEIEECAESRETLDVIVYNTMISACGRAKDWRQVEKLWGRLAENSLSGTLMTYDLLVSTFVQCGQSELVIAAYEEMLRDGLDPSEDIMKAIIASCTKEGRWEFALATFRRMLSAGMKPNIIVFNSVINSLGKAGEDELAFRMYHLLTSSELEPDQYTWSALLSALYRSGRCWDALELFQGIKSKHPSVLNSHLYNIALMSCERLGQWEHALQLLWMMEKSGLQISAVSYNHVIRACEVACEPKVALKVYRRMTHERCSPDTFTHLSVIRACIWGSLWDEVEDILEEVAPDSSIYNTVIHGLCLRDKIRLARRVYTKMRSIGLTPDGKTRSFMLQHITSAE encoded by the exons ATGGCTGCGGTTTGGAGCGGCTGCAGCACAAGCCGCGGTTCCTTCAGCCAGGAGCTGCCCCGGCGTAGCGCGAAGGGCGGCCAGGGCACGAGAGTCCGTCCAGCGACCGGCGGCCGGAGCAGAGGTGACGCCCGTCCGGTAAGCGGCGGCGCGGTGACGGCGAGAGGGGCGCGTGTTTGCAGAGCGGCTCCGTGCGTCCTCGAATCTGATGTCACCGGCAAGGAGGAGTCCGGCTTGGGGGTTCGGGGCGTGGAAGATGAGCGACCTGGTGCTGCTGGTTTCGATTACCACCAGAGGCACGGGCTCCGGCGCCGTCCGGCGAGGCCGGCTGCCGTGGAGAAGGACCCTGTGGGCGCGAGAAGCGTGCCATCAGCGTCAGCTTCAGAGCCGGCGGATAAATTCGAGCGTGAGGGATCAAGGCTGCACTTCCTGGAAGAGAGGGATGAGGAATTGCTGTCCAGAAGGTTGATGAAGCTGAGCCAGTCCAACAAGGTCAGGAGTGCCATAGAGCTGTTTGATTCAATGCTGGCGTCTGGCCTTCAGCCCAACTCGCACGCCTGTAACTCCCTTTTGGCCAGTTTTGTCCGCAGAGGTTCCTCCATGGACGCCATGAAGATGTATGAGTTCATGAAGGGGAAAGGATTGGCAACTGGCCATACATACACCTTGATACTCAAGGCTGTTGCAAGGACCGAGGGCTATATGTCTGCCTTGCAAATGTTCAGTGAGATTGAAGAGTGCGCTGAATCGAGGGAAACCCTTGATGTGATTGTGTACAACACTATGATATCTGCATGCGGAAGAGCGAAAGACTGGAGGCAAGTGGAGAAACTGTGGGGAAGGCTAGCAGAGAACTCTTTAAGTGGGACTTTGATGACTTATGATTTGTTGGTTAGCACATTTGTGCAATGTGGACAGTCTGAGTTAGTTATTGCTGCTTATGAGGAAATGCTCCGCGACGGGCTTGATCCAAGTGAAGACATAATGAAGGCCATCATTGCCTCGTGCACCAAAGAAGGGAGGTGGGAGTTTGCGCTGGCCACATTTAGGAGAATGTTGAGTGCTGGCATGAAGCCCAATATCATTGTGTTTAACTCGGTTATCAACTCACTTGGAAAGGCTGGTGAAGACGAGCTCGCCTTTAGGATGTACCATCTTCTAACATCTTCAGAACTTGAGCCTGATCAATATACATGGAGCGCATTGCTGTCAGCGTTGTATAGGTCTGGTCGATGCTGGGACGCCCTAGAGCTTTTCCAAGGAATTAAATCCAAGCATCCATCTGTCTTAAACAGTCATCTCTACAATATAGCTTTGATGTCTTGTGAAAGACTTGGTCAATGGGAGCATGCTTTGCAATTGTTGTGGATGATGGAAAAAAGCGGACTGCAAATTTCAGCTGTCTCTTACAATCACGTGATACGTGCTTGTGAGGTTGCTTGTGAGCCAAAAGTTGCTCTGAAAGTATACCGGCGTATGACTCATGAAAGGTGCTCACCAGACACATTCACACATTTATCTGTTATAAGAGCTTGCATTTGGGGATCTCTTTGGGACGAAGTAGAGGATATACTGGAG GAGGTCGCTCCAGATTCTTCGATCTACAACACGGTCATACACGGGCTTTGTTTGCGTGACAAGATCAGATTAGCCAGGAGGGTGTACACAAAAATGCGGAGCATTGGGCTAACACCAGATGGCAAGACAAGGTCGTTCATGCTGCAGCACATCACGTCAGCAGAGTAG